Part of the Bradyrhizobium sp. AZCC 1721 genome, TGTCCTGAAAGTTCATGCGTGAGTCCGTCATGTCCGTTCAAAGTCCCGAGTTAATCGAGCAAGCAGGCGCCGGTTCCGTGCTACGCGCAGTTATCCCCGCGGATGCAACCATTGGCCGATCAAATGATGCGCGATCGCGAAGGGGTGCGCGGCAAACAGGCCGTCGGGGTGTTGGCGCTTGTGCATGAGAGCGACTTCGGCGCGATCGAACCAGCGCGCGTCCTCGAGCTCTGCGCGGTCCACTACGATCTCCTCGTTGAGCGCGCGCGCGGAACATCCGATCATTAGCGATGACGGATAGGGCCACGGCTGCGTCATGTAGTAGCTCACGTCGGTGCAACGAATGCCGGATTCCTCGAAAATTTCCCGGCAGACCGCGTCCTCGATCGTCTCGGCCGCTTCGACGAAGCCGGCGAGGCACGACCACATTCCAGGCATAAACTGCTTCTGCCGGCCGAGCAGGCACCGATCACCGTGCGTAACCAGCATGATTACGACCGGATCGGTGCGCGGAAAGTGTTCGGCCTTGCAACTCGGGCACTCGCGCTTCCAGCCGCCTTCCCTCATCGCGGTGCGGGTACCGCAATTGGCGCAATAGCCGTGGCGCTGATGCCAGGTCACCATCGATTTAGCCATAGCGATCGCGGAGAGTTGTTCCGGCGGCACGGTGCCCTGCATGGCCATGCCGCGCAGCTCGGTCACGGCGACGTCGTCGCGCGTCATCAGTTTTTCCACGGCGGCCGCCGAAATGCCCATGCCGAACACCGGCGCGCCGTCGCGCAGGCCCAGAAAGATGGTGCCGGGATTGGCGCCGAGCTTCACGGCTTCTTCGACGCCGAGCAGCACGCGCGGCCCATCCGCCTCCTGCTTCACCAGGAGCGAGTCGCGGTAGATCACATAGGCGCTGGCGTTGCGCTGGTTCTCCAGCGCGAACAATTTTTCGTCATTGGTGCGCAGATGCGCGGCGCGATCGAGAATATGGGTAACGAAAGCGGGCTTCCCCAGCGGATATTTGTCGAATGCGGACATCTATTCAACCCAACCAGATCTTGCGGCGAAGCGCGTTGATGAAATTCTGGACTTCCTCGGCGTCGTGCGCCAACGGCGGCATCACGCCCCAGACCGGGCGCGGCCAGGCCGCATCGCTGGTGCGCCGCGCGATGACATGGACATGCAACTGCGGCACCAGATTGCCGAGCGCCGCGACATTGAGCTTGTCGCATTTGGTGATCTCTTTGAGCGCCCGCGAAACCCGGGAGATTTCGGTCATCAACTGCGCCTGCTCGACATCGTCGAGGTCGATGATTTCCACCGCACCTGCCCGGCGCGGCACCAGCAGCAGCCACGGGTAATGCGCGTCCTTGATCACCAGCACCTTGCACAGCGGCAGGTCGCCGATGTCGATGGTGTCCTTTTTGAGCTGGGAATGCAGCGACCAGATGGAGGAATCAGAGGGCATTAGGGTTCCCGTGCCCGATGCATGTCGGGCCTAATAAGTGCCTTCTGTGAGCACTCCTATGGTTTCATACCAAGCTGTCATCATCCGCGAAAGCGGATGATCCAGTACGCCGTGGCCCTTCCGTTTTACTGTTAGGCTGCGGCGTACTGGATACCCCGCTTTCGCGGGGTATGACAGGGAAACGCGGAGTATTACAGGGAAAGCCCCGCTTGCTTTCCGGTCCTTTTGGCCCCAAATAGGGACCGGGAGATTGGCGGTGGACGAGCCACTCGCCAACCGGGTCAGGTCCGGAAGGAAGCAGCCCTAACGAGGTCCGGATCGGGTCGCTCGTCAGTCTCCTACCTGTTTTTCGAGCGAATCGCGCATGAACGCGGCCAGTCAGCGCCATGCGCTCGATTCCGTTCCTATCCGCAAGCCGGCCCCGAGAGACAATCAATTGCGGATCGACCGATGAGTGATGCTGGCGCTCCCCCCGATATGACAGCAGGCGCCGGCCAGGGTGGCTTGGAGCTCGGCGGCCAGCCCGCCACCGCCAAGCCCTACCGGGTGCTGGCACGAAAATACCGCCCCTCCAGTTTCGACGACCTGATCGGCCAGGAAGCCATGGTCCGCACCGTCTCGAACGCGTTCGAAACGGGCCGGATTCCGCAAGCCTGGATCCTGACCGGCGTCCGCGGCGTCGGCAAAACCACCACGGCGCGGATTCTCGCCCGCGCGCTGAACTACGAGAAGCCGGATGGTTCGGTTAAGGGGCCGACCATCCACATGCCGGATCTCGGCGTGCACTGCCAGGCGATCATGGAAAGCCGGCACATGGACGTGCTGGAAATGGACGCCGCCTCCCATACCGGCGTTGACGACGTCCGCCAGATCAATGACAGCGTGCGCTACGCGCCGGCCAGTGCCCGCTACAAGGTCTACATCATCGACGAAGTCCACATGCTGTCGACGGCGGCCTTCAACGCCTTCCTGAAGACGCTGGAAGAGCCGCCGGAGCATGCCAAATTCGTCTTCGCCACTACCGAGATCCGTAAAGTCCCGGTCACCGTGCTGTCGCGCTGCCAGCGTTTTGACCTGCGCCGGGTCGAGGCCGACGTGCTGATGGGGCATCTCTCCAACATTGCGAAAAAGGAAGGCGTCGAGGTCGAGCCCGAGGCGCTTGGCATCATCGCGCGCGCCGCCGAGGGCTCGGTGCGTGATTCGCTGTCGCTGTTCGATCAGGCAATTGCGCATGCGGCAGGACTTGTCCGTGCCGACGCGGTACGGCAGATGCTGGGGCTGGCCGACCGGACCCGGGTGATCGACCTGTTCGAGCATCTGGCGCGTGGCGATATCGCCAGCGCCTTTGGCGAATTCCGCAGCCAATATGACGTCGGCGCCGATCCGGTCGTGGTGCTGTCCGACCTCGCCGAATTCGTCAATTTCGTTACCCGCGTGAAGATCATCCCCGCCACCGCCGACAACGTCGCGTTCGGCGAGACCGAGCGCGTCCG contains:
- the nudC gene encoding NAD(+) diphosphatase, producing MSAFDKYPLGKPAFVTHILDRAAHLRTNDEKLFALENQRNASAYVIYRDSLLVKQEADGPRVLLGVEEAVKLGANPGTIFLGLRDGAPVFGMGISAAAVEKLMTRDDVAVTELRGMAMQGTVPPEQLSAIAMAKSMVTWHQRHGYCANCGTRTAMREGGWKRECPSCKAEHFPRTDPVVIMLVTHGDRCLLGRQKQFMPGMWSCLAGFVEAAETIEDAVCREIFEESGIRCTDVSYYMTQPWPYPSSLMIGCSARALNEEIVVDRAELEDARWFDRAEVALMHKRQHPDGLFAAHPFAIAHHLIGQWLHPRG
- a CDS encoding HIT family protein; the protein is MPSDSSIWSLHSQLKKDTIDIGDLPLCKVLVIKDAHYPWLLLVPRRAGAVEIIDLDDVEQAQLMTEISRVSRALKEITKCDKLNVAALGNLVPQLHVHVIARRTSDAAWPRPVWGVMPPLAHDAEEVQNFINALRRKIWLG
- a CDS encoding DNA polymerase III subunit gamma/tau; protein product: MSDAGAPPDMTAGAGQGGLELGGQPATAKPYRVLARKYRPSSFDDLIGQEAMVRTVSNAFETGRIPQAWILTGVRGVGKTTTARILARALNYEKPDGSVKGPTIHMPDLGVHCQAIMESRHMDVLEMDAASHTGVDDVRQINDSVRYAPASARYKVYIIDEVHMLSTAAFNAFLKTLEEPPEHAKFVFATTEIRKVPVTVLSRCQRFDLRRVEADVLMGHLSNIAKKEGVEVEPEALGIIARAAEGSVRDSLSLFDQAIAHAAGLVRADAVRQMLGLADRTRVIDLFEHLARGDIASAFGEFRSQYDVGADPVVVLSDLAEFVNFVTRVKIIPATADNVAFGETERVRAREFAAKLSMRVLSRMWQMLLKGITEVQTATRPAAAAEMVLVRIAYVADLPTPDEAIRMLDQNGGGAQIASGSAAPSRAAPTAPVSSMSAASPMRTPASPRSGAEASARPRIAAPSAQTDSAPVLRITTFPQLVALAGEKRDLLTKAALEADMRLVRFEDGRLEVALERNAARGLVNDLSRKLELWTGRRWTVIVSNEAGQPTLRSQNEQARNEHARAAEADPRVQEVLARFPGTKVVEVRRLAAEPPESDIITDDLNETSDGDDD